atcgcgccctgggccaaaggcaggcgccaaaccactgcgccacccagggatccctcacgtTTCACTTCTGATTCTAGCTCTCTTGTTGTTTGCATCACACCTGTGGTTACTTCCTCTATGGAAGTCTTAaaccctcaaagtcatccatgagggttggaatccACTCCTTCAGATTCctgttcatgttgatattttggCTTCTTCCCATGAGTCACAGATGTTCTTAATAGCATCTAGAATGGTATACCCTTTCCAGAagtttttcaatttactttgctcagatccatcagaggaatcactatctatggcagctaTGGCCTTATAAAACATACTTCTTAAATAATgagacttgaaagttgaaattattCCTTGATCCATGGACTGCAGAATGGGTGTTGTGTCAGCAGGCATGAgaacattaatctcattgttcGTCGCCATCAAAGCTCTTGGGTACCATGTACACTGTCAACAAGCGGtagtattttgaaaggaatcttttttcctAAACGCGGTATGTCTCAAGAGTAGGCTTAAAATAGTCTGTAAACCATGTGGCAAATTGATGTGCTGTCAtgaggctttgttgttccatttctaGAGCTCATGCAGTCAATTTGGCATAATTCTTATGGGGCCCTAGGATTTTCCAAATGGTAAATGAGCATCGGCTTCAACTTAGTCACCAGCTGCATGAGCCCCCAATAAGAGTCAGcttgtcctttgaagctttgaagccagacaTTGACTTCTCCTCTTTAGCTATGAAAGGCCAGCATCTTTTCCCAATAGAAAGCTGTTTggtctacattgaaaatctattGTTGGATGTAGCCACCTTTATCAATTATCTCAGCTTCTTCTTCTGGATACCTTGCTGtggcttctacatcagcactttctgcttcaccttgcacttttaggTTACGAAGTTGGCTTTTCCTTAAACCTCACGAACCAACCTCCACTGGCTTCAGACTTtgcttctgcagcttcctcacctcttccAGTTTTCAGTGAATTGAAGAGAGGTAGAGCCTTGTTCTAGACTAGGCTTTGGCTTAAAGGAATGTTATGCTGTTTGATCTTATATCCAGACTACTCAAACTTGGTCCACATCAGCAGTAAGGCAATTTTGCTTTCTTCTGCTTGTTCACTGGAATAGCATTTTAATTTCCCTCAAGAACTTTCTTTGCCTTCACAGCTTGGCTAACTGTTTGGAACAAGAGGCCTTTCTTGGTTTGGGGCTTGGGGCAGGCCTTCCTCTCACTAAGTGTACTCATTTatagccttttaaaattattattaaaaggttttatttatttgagagagacgggtagcgagagagagcacaagtggggaggagagggagaagcagactccctgcagagcagggagcccgacttggggctcaatcccagtatcatgacctgagccaaaggcagacgcttaacagactgagccacccagatgccccccatttctagcttttgatttaaagtgagagatgtgtgaCTCTTCCTCACTTGAACACTTCGAGGCCATTTTGTAGGGTTATGggttggcctaatttcaatattgttgtgtctcagggaatagggagacccaaggagaggagacagaggaatggcTGGGCAGCGgagcagtcagaacacacacagTATGAATCAAGTTTGCCATCTTGTATGGGTGCAGTTTGTGGCACCCCAAAACAATCACCAATAGTAACATCAAGAATCACTGATCACACAGATCACTGTAACAAATATAACAatggaaaaatctgaaatatgatcagaattactaaaatgtgatacagagacacaaagtgagcaaatgctgttggaaaaatgccACCAACACTTGCTCAATGCAGTGTTGCTACAGACCTTCATTTggtaaaaaacacagtatctgtgaAGTGTATTAAAGCAAGAACAACAGAAGGAAGTATGcctttattgttcttttaaaCTTGGTGTTTTATTTGATAAATCTTCAGcaccctgccccccgcccccatgagATGGTAGAGTAGAACACCTCTGCCATATCAAGAGCAGATCTTATTTCATGAATGTCATGGGTTTCAGCCATGTGACAACCACTTGGGCAGGCAGGCATGTCCATGGACGGGCTCATGAGCACTGGGTACCTTGTTGGCTCTGGGAGCAGGTAGGAGGAGGAGGCTGCATGGGGTGAGAACTCTGGTGTTGCTTGACTCCACTGGCCCTTGGGGAGAGAGGCCAGAATGGGCTAgaacagggagaagggcagaggttTGACAAGCGGCTCTTGTTTTGCAGATCCGGAACATGGTGGCGGTGCTGGAAGTCATCTCCAGCCTGGAGAAATACCCCATTACCAAAGAGGCACTGgaggtgagtgtccccaggacccAATATTGGGTGGGCAGAGCTTGGCCTCCCCCAGCCCAAGTCCTTCGTGGCTTCTTGGAGCCTTGTGCTCTCACTGGCCAGATGAGGACTTAGTAGTGCTGAGTGAGGGGGGTGCATACTCTCCTGGCCTTTGCTGTGCCCAGAAGCAGCATCTTCCTATAGGTACTGCAGGAATCGGGTGGCTTTAGTCCCAGGCCTGGGAGGCATGCCTGAGGGGTTAAGCTCCAGTGAGTGATGCTGGCTCAGGCCCTCCGTTTGCTGTTGCCTTTGCCATAGCATTTCTCCCAAAGAGCTTCCTTGGCATAGTGTCATTTCACTGGCTTTGATGGTCCACAGCCTCCAGGTCAGAAGCCTGTGggatggtgcttttttttttttttttttttttaagattttatttatttattcatgagagacacagagagagagagagagagaaagagagaggggcaagcagaggaagaagcaggctccatgcaggaaacctgatgcgggactcaagatcatgccctgagctgaaggcaggcgccaaactgctgagccacccagggatcccgggatggTACTTTTGAAGATGCCTCCTGTGGCCCTGAGACCCTAAAGTTTAAGGACTAGATTCAGGAAGTTAGATGTCACAAAGGACACCAAATCCTTATGGGTTTTGTATCCAGGAACTCTGTGGTTTAAGGGTCAGTGGGATTAATCAAAGACTAGGGGCCCTTCCCACCGTTTCTGGCTCAGCTCCCTTTTCATGGGGGACTTCTTTCCCAAAAGCATGTCATCGTCTCTCTGGTTGTAGGAGACTCGACTTGGGAAGCTCATCAACGACGTCCGCAAGAAAACCAAGAACGAGGAGCTCGCCAAGCGGGCCAAAAAGCTGCTGCGGAGCTGGCAGAAGCTCATCGAGCCCGTGCACCAGAATGAGGCGGCGCTGCGAGGGCTGGGGGGAGGCACCGGCTCTGCCAACGGGGGTGCTCATAACTGCAGGCcggaggcgggggcggccggcacgcCTAAGAGCATCCATGACCTGAAGAACCGCAATGACATCCAGAGGCTGCCTGGGCAGCGGCTGGACAGGCTGGGCAGCCGCAAGCGCCGCGGAGATCAGCGTGACCTCGGCCACCCTGGGCCACCTCCTAAGGTCTCCAAAGCCAGTCATGACTCCCTGGTACCCAATTcgtcccctctccccaccaacgGGATCGGTGGGAGCCCCGAGGGCTTCCCTGGTACCCTGGACGGCAGTGGGCACTCGGGCCCTGAGGGCGGCCGCCTGGAGCACGGCGAGAGCGACAAGCACAGCGGCAAGATTCCAGTCAATGCCGTGCGGCCGCATACCAGCTCCCCGGGCCTAGGCAAGCCACCCGGCCCCTGCTTGCAGACAAAGGCTGCAGTGCTGCAGCAGCTGGACCGGGTGGATGAGACTCCAGGCCCTCCCCATCCCAAGGGGCCGCCTCGCTGCTCTTTCAGTCCCCGGAACTCACGGCACGAGGGCTCCTTTGCCCGGCAGCGGAGCCCATACACACCCAAGGGCCCCATGGCCAGCCCCTCTCCACGGCCCCAGTCGCTTGATGCCACACAGGTGCCATCACCGCTTCCACTGGCCCAGCCGTCCACACCACCTGTGAGGCGGCTCGAGCTGCTACCCAGTGCAGAGAGCCCGGTGCGCTGGCTGGAGCAGCCTGAGGGCCACCAGCGGCTGGCAGGGCAGGGTTGCAAGGTGGGGCTGCCCCCAGCTGAGCCCATCCTTCCCCGGGCGGGCTTTTCTCCGGACTCCTCCAAGGCAGACAGCGATGCTGCCTCATCTGGTGGCTCGGACAGCAAAAAGAAGAAGAGGTACCGGCCTCGTGACTACACAGTGAACTTGGATGGGCAGGTGGCTGAGGCGGGTGTCAAGCCTGTTCGGTTAAAAGAGCGGAAGCTCACCTTTGACCCCATGACCAGACAGATCAAACCTCTGACCCAGAAAGAGCCAGTGCGGGCTGATAGCCCTGTGCACACAGAGCAGCCCAGGACAGAGCTGGACAAGCCCGAGGCCAAGGCCAGCCTCCAGAGCCCTTTTGAACAGACGAACTGGAAGGAGCTGTCGCGCAATGAGATCATCCAGTCCTACCTGAGCCGGCAGAGCAGCCTGCTCTCATCATCAGGCGCACAGACCCCTGGGGCTCACCACTTCATGTCTGAGTACCTGAAGCAGGAGGAGAGCACCCGGCGTGGGGCCAGGAAGCCGCATGTGCTGGTGCCTCACAGCGCGCCCACGGACCTCCCAGGCCTGAATCGAGAGGTTACACAGGACGATCTGGACAGAATCCAGGCCCACCAGTGGCCGGGGGTGAACGGGTGTCAGGACACACAGGGTAACTGGTATGACTGGACGCAGTGCATATCGCTCGACCCGCACGGCGACGACGGGCGGTTGAACATTCTGCCTTATGTCTGCTTGGACTGACCAGCCTGTCGGCCTCTAAGTGCATTCCCACCTTGCAGTTAGCATGGCAGGCGGGCAGCCGGGGCCTGGCTGCCTCCAGTGGTTGGGAATCCGGGGAGTCCGGcccggggcgggagggagggggcgaGAGTCTCGAGGTCTCTCCGTGCTCTTCCCTCAAAATTCtccttcttttgtgaaatgctgCTACCAGTTTACTAACAAAATTGCAAAGGAAGGACCGTGTGTGGAAGGAAGGCCGGCAAAGTGAGTTCAGAACTCTATAGCAAACCAGCTATAAAAAGCGTTAGTTCCCCACCCCGGAAGAGGTGTGGACACTTCCCAGCACCCGTGAGCTGGGACCTCAGTTGCAGGCAGGCACAGAAAACCTAGGGGAGAGGTTACCTTTAAACACAGCAACAGAAGCACGCATCTCatctatttgcattttccttttttaaatttggcCCTGAGTGTCTGAGGCAGTGGGTGGACCTACACCATGGCCTCTGTTTGCACCCCACCTGGCCAGTGCTTCAGTCCTGACACGAGAAGCTTGTCAGCTGCAGCAAGCTGCTGGCAGCAGTTGGGCCAGCTGGCCAGCCAATACGACCTACACTCCATGGGCATCCACACATTTTCATCTGGTTTCGGTTCAAACCCCGGTTTGAAAAAAATGCTGCAAAAATTTAAGTTTCCTAGGAGTTTATTTTATCCCCCCCTTCCATCTGACCACCAGCCaaataattttcctctttctcctttttcagttTCCCCTTCCTGCACATAACTCAAGAATTTCACCTTTCTAGAGTCCCCtcccaaaaaaatacaaaagtaaccGCGGGTGCTACTGGTGTGTATGCTGTATTGTTGGGCAAGAAGAGACCTGTCTGTACGCTGGAAACACTCATAACCATTCCTTTAGATTCGTTTGCCTTATGGTTATTTGTCATAAAAGCGATTTGCAAAAACAAGGAGCCTTAGTGAATGTACAGTACCTAGACTTCTGTGTTCTCAGGACACAGAAGGGAGCAACTTTGCTATTTGGTCCAGTAAGTGGACACCTTGTGATataaatgtggaaataaaaaaaaaaaaaaaccatttgcACAAACCAGTCTCAGAATCGTTACTAATCTGGTCCTTTACAGTCAAATCAACCTTTCTGGATTTGCTAAGACTGGGACCTCCTCGTGTCCGAGGTTTGGGCTGCATAGCCAGACTGCAGGGAGGTGGACAGGGCAGGGTGGCCAAGCCTGCCCTATTATTCTTCTGCATGAAAACTGATCTCTGCCGGCCTTTCCCTCATTTGGGTCCAGGTTGCCTCTCCCACCTCAGGGGTCACCTGTTAGCTTTGATTGACAGAGACTGAAAGTCCACATGAAGGAATGTTACCCCGtctccatctggacctcacctgcccCAGAGAAAGAAGCCCTCCAAGGAAGTTCCACGTCCCAGGTCTCGGTAACCTTGTTTTACCCCACAAAATATCAGGCTCTTACAGGGTATGGCCCAGAGCTATTTCTGGCAGTGTACCCCTTGGCTCTGCCGCAAGGCTGCTAGGTCCCCATGCAGGCCTGGGACTGTCTTAGTAACTGGCAGgtgctacattttaaaaataacttttctgccTTGACTATAAAGGTGATaatatttccttctccctccatccctcaaaCCATAAGCTAAGAATTTGGTTTTCAAACGTTTTCACTCCAGAATAGGTCATGTTGGATGTACTactttatttcacagatgaggaagcagctTTCCCTGAGGTACAGTCCCCTAGAGCAAACCAAGGGGTCCAGGAGCAGTGAGTCAACACAGAACCACAATCTCAGAAGCAGCAGGAATATCTGACCTGTCCTGAGTGCAGGGACCCACCCACCCTTAGATAAGGGCAGTGGATGAAGTGGCTTTGAGGACAAGCTGAGGTTGAACTCTGGACCTGCCATCTATCAGTTTGTGTGGCCCTAACAATCACTTCACTCCTGTACACATGTCTATCTGGAAGATGAAAGTGCTTACCGGGGAGCTGTTAGGATAAGTTAAAAGAGTTTGGGGGGGGCTGTCAGGGGGCGCATTTCAGTAGAACCCTTTGTGCTATGGAGTAACTACTTTCCTAAGTTACTGTGCCTGTAATGTGGGCCAGCCCTGCTGCTGTGAGTGTCCCCAATAAGTGACTTACTCTGTGACAAAGGGTCATAAGCATATCTGGAAGACCCTAGGGTACAGTCTGGCATCTTAGGAGCACCTCTTTTTCTCAGACCTggctctctgcccccacctgcaGGGTCCAAGTCTGTGTCTGAATATCCAGATAAACATGCTGCCTGCTTTTGAGAACACAAAGTTAAGCTAAGATTTCCCTTTTTCACATTTTGGACATCAGTGGGTTGCCACTTTCTAATTTACCAAGTAAGGACACTGTAAAGGGGCATTaaacctctccccccacccctaccccacaaAAAAGTTGTCAGTACATAATTTTTGGAACAAATCACAGTCCTTTAGTATAAGACTCTCTTGCTGAAAACACCATGTTTTCCTCCGCTGGGGTCCGGGGCTGCTCTGTCCTGCCCTTGGTCATCAAGCACTCCTCCCTCCTGCAGAGAGCTCCAGAGACCCGTGCCGGAGCAGGCTACCATGGCCACGGCTCCCCAGTTGGCCAAGTCGCCTCCCTTCTCTGGGCTTCGGTCTGTCCGTCCGTGAAATGGAGATGGTAACACCTACCGCAGAGCACACGTCGCAGTGGTTCCCAGAACGCACTCCCGGAGACCGGGCGCTGGGGCTAGCCCTTCTGTTGAAGTCGGCCACGGAAGTCGCTCCCCTGTTTTTGCAGAAAAGAAATGAGCCTATGGGAAGCTTTTCACAATTTGGTTTCTTTTCCAGAAAGGTCTGATCCTTCTTCCTTGGTGTCCGCCGCTGCGCGCTCATCAGGAATCTGGTTGGAGGGCGCCGACGTAGCGCGGGCATCGAGGTTTGACCCCGAGCTCAGTGGCCCGCTCACACACCCTGACGCGGCAGGGCCCTTGCACGCCTGCACACTCAGCTGGAGCCGGGGCTCCAGGGTCTCCTGGGCCAACCCACCGCCGGCTCAACCCGGCTAGGAGCGGATCCATGTCCCCACCTTCCGCTTCCGCGACAGGCGCCGCCCCCGCCGGAAGCCCACcagaggggcggggcctgcgcccGCTACGTGGTGGCCGGCGCGTCGGCCGGCGCGAGGCGGTGACGCGAGGCAGCGGCGGCCAATGGGGAGCGGCGTTGGCCGGcgcgcccgcccctccccggccccgcccccgcccggcgtCGGGCCGTCGGACAGGCGGGAAGAGGTGGCCGCTCGGGCaggatggcggcggcggcggcggtgggcgcgggcgcgggcgcggggggcccgggagcggcgggcggcggcggcggcggggcgcgcgaGGGCGCGCGGGTGGCGGCGCTGTGCCTCCTGTGGTACGCGCTGAGCGCGGGCGGTAACGTGGTCAACAAGGTGATCCTGAGCGCCTTCCCGTTCCCCGTGACCGTGTCGCTGTGCCACATCCTGGCGCTGTGCGCGGGGCTCCCGCCGCTGCTGCGCGCCTGGCGCgtgccccccgcgccgcccgtctcgggccccgggcccggcccaCATCCGTCTCCGGGCCCGCTGCTGCCGCCGCGCTTCTACCCGCGCTACGTGCTGCCGCTCGCCTTCGGCAAATACTTCGCGTCCGTGTCAGCGCACGTCAGCATTTGGAAGGTGCCAGTGTCCTACGCGCACACCGGTGGGTGCCGCGGCCGgccggggggcggcggccggggcgcgcGCCCGCGATCCCGGCGCTCGGCTAGGAGTGCGCTGGCCGGGCTGTGGCCCGACGGCCTGAGAGAAGTCCGCCTGTGTCAGGAAGGCTGAGAGCCAGCAAGGCTTTTAGCAGGGGAGGGACTCGCACAAGGGTTTTGGGGAAGGAAGTGGCCGAGGAGAGACCTGGGAGCTGAGCAGGGCAAATCACAATCCCACAGCCCCTCCCCAGGTAGGCTGGCGGGGGTTGGAAGAGCTGCCAAGCCCTCCCATTGCACTCGTGGAATTGGGGCAGGGTCCCAGGGTGGGTTCTGGGACTGGGGCGGCTCCCTGAGAGCCCCTTGCCTCT
The nucleotide sequence above comes from Canis aureus isolate CA01 chromosome 19, VMU_Caureus_v.1.0, whole genome shotgun sequence. Encoded proteins:
- the MED26 gene encoding mediator of RNA polymerase II transcription subunit 26 isoform X2 yields the protein MIRNMVAVLEVISSLEKYPITKEALEETRLGKLINDVRKKTKNEELAKRAKKLLRSWQKLIEPVHQNEAALRGLGGGTGSANGGAHNCRPEAGAAGTPKSIHDLKNRNDIQRLPGQRLDRLGSRKRRGDQRDLGHPGPPPKVSKASHDSLVPNSSPLPTNGIGGSPEGFPGTLDGSGHSGPEGGRLEHGESDKHSGKIPVNAVRPHTSSPGLGKPPGPCLQTKAAVLQQLDRVDETPGPPHPKGPPRCSFSPRNSRHEGSFARQRSPYTPKGPMASPSPRPQSLDATQVPSPLPLAQPSTPPVRRLELLPSAESPVRWLEQPEGHQRLAGQGCKVGLPPAEPILPRAGFSPDSSKADSDAASSGGSDSKKKKRYRPRDYTVNLDGQVAEAGVKPVRLKERKLTFDPMTRQIKPLTQKEPVRADSPVHTEQPRTELDKPEAKASLQSPFEQTNWKELSRNEIIQSYLSRQSSLLSSSGAQTPGAHHFMSEYLKQEESTRRGARKPHVLVPHSAPTDLPGLNREVTQDDLDRIQAHQWPGVNGCQDTQGNWYDWTQCISLDPHGDDGRLNILPYVCLD
- the MED26 gene encoding mediator of RNA polymerase II transcription subunit 26 isoform X1, whose product is MTAAPASPQQIRDRLLQAIDPQSNIRNMVAVLEVISSLEKYPITKEALEETRLGKLINDVRKKTKNEELAKRAKKLLRSWQKLIEPVHQNEAALRGLGGGTGSANGGAHNCRPEAGAAGTPKSIHDLKNRNDIQRLPGQRLDRLGSRKRRGDQRDLGHPGPPPKVSKASHDSLVPNSSPLPTNGIGGSPEGFPGTLDGSGHSGPEGGRLEHGESDKHSGKIPVNAVRPHTSSPGLGKPPGPCLQTKAAVLQQLDRVDETPGPPHPKGPPRCSFSPRNSRHEGSFARQRSPYTPKGPMASPSPRPQSLDATQVPSPLPLAQPSTPPVRRLELLPSAESPVRWLEQPEGHQRLAGQGCKVGLPPAEPILPRAGFSPDSSKADSDAASSGGSDSKKKKRYRPRDYTVNLDGQVAEAGVKPVRLKERKLTFDPMTRQIKPLTQKEPVRADSPVHTEQPRTELDKPEAKASLQSPFEQTNWKELSRNEIIQSYLSRQSSLLSSSGAQTPGAHHFMSEYLKQEESTRRGARKPHVLVPHSAPTDLPGLNREVTQDDLDRIQAHQWPGVNGCQDTQGNWYDWTQCISLDPHGDDGRLNILPYVCLD
- the MED26 gene encoding mediator of RNA polymerase II transcription subunit 26 isoform X3: MVAVLEVISSLEKYPITKEALEETRLGKLINDVRKKTKNEELAKRAKKLLRSWQKLIEPVHQNEAALRGLGGGTGSANGGAHNCRPEAGAAGTPKSIHDLKNRNDIQRLPGQRLDRLGSRKRRGDQRDLGHPGPPPKVSKASHDSLVPNSSPLPTNGIGGSPEGFPGTLDGSGHSGPEGGRLEHGESDKHSGKIPVNAVRPHTSSPGLGKPPGPCLQTKAAVLQQLDRVDETPGPPHPKGPPRCSFSPRNSRHEGSFARQRSPYTPKGPMASPSPRPQSLDATQVPSPLPLAQPSTPPVRRLELLPSAESPVRWLEQPEGHQRLAGQGCKVGLPPAEPILPRAGFSPDSSKADSDAASSGGSDSKKKKRYRPRDYTVNLDGQVAEAGVKPVRLKERKLTFDPMTRQIKPLTQKEPVRADSPVHTEQPRTELDKPEAKASLQSPFEQTNWKELSRNEIIQSYLSRQSSLLSSSGAQTPGAHHFMSEYLKQEESTRRGARKPHVLVPHSAPTDLPGLNREVTQDDLDRIQAHQWPGVNGCQDTQGNWYDWTQCISLDPHGDDGRLNILPYVCLD